One Zeugodacus cucurbitae isolate PBARC_wt_2022May chromosome 3, idZeuCucr1.2, whole genome shotgun sequence genomic region harbors:
- the LOC128920390 gene encoding uncharacterized protein LOC128920390 codes for MLKFIERLKLKVKGLTYPLCDTLTHQDLQEAKVALITSTQTRYFSRDISLLKESKPIDKRSSLLVLNPFLDTKGLLRANGRLANSSLTYNERHPIIIPEKCPFATLVIAYIHILMLHAEHRLMQHMVRQEFYIPRLKPQIKKCIFMCKICTMHKQKMRTQIMAALPPERCNFALPFTTTGVDLAGPFQIKTSMLRSPTLMKGYVAVFVCFTTKAVHLELCTNLTTDAFLAAFARFVGRRGFPSKIMSDNGKTFIGAQRATERQFVDFMKQVSPDIVQKYAPQGINWQFIPPSAPHMGGLWESAVKSFKSHFKKLAGNYKFNYEEFSTLLTRIEAVLNSRPLAALSQDPSDFTALTPGHFLKGAPILAIPEPGVETLSLQNRWERTKILHHELSRRWKEDYLKDLHRRYRWKTTQKAPQLGDCVLINDDCLPPTEWRLGRIEKLHYGSDGHIRVVDLRTQTGILTRPLVKLCFLPTADNIET; via the coding sequence ATGCTCAAATTCATAGAGCGCCTCAAATTGAAAGTCAAAGGATTAACTTATCCCTTATGCGATACATTGACACACCAAGACCTACAAGAGGCAAAGGTCGCTCTTATCACATCTACACAAACGCGCTACTTCAGCCGCGACATATCCTTGCTAAAAGAATCGAAGCCGATTGATAAAAGGAGCTCACTTTTAGTCCTAAACCCCTTTCTAGATACGAAAGGTTTGCTTCGTGCGAATGGTCGGCTTGCTAATTCAAGTCTGACTTATAATGAACGCCATCCTATAATTATACCAGAAAAGTGTCCATTTGCCACCTTAGTCatcgcatatattcatatactcaTGCTGCATGCTGAACATCGCCTCATGCAACATATGGTTCGCCAAGAATTCTACATACCCCGACTTAAGCCCCAAATAAAGAAGTGCATTTTCATGTGCAAGATCTGCACTATGCATAAGCAGAAGATGCGAACGCAGATTATGGCAGCActtccacctgaacgctgcaatttcgcTCTGCCTTTCACTACTACCGGTGTGGATTTGGCTGGGCCTTTCCAAATAAAGACGTCCATGCTACGATCACCCACGCTCATGAAAGGCTATGTGGCTGTCTTTGTCTGTTTCACGACAAAAGCAGTCCACCTTGAGCTATGTACTAATCTGACGACGGACGCTTTTCTCGCGGCATTTGCTCGCTTCGTCGGACGACGTGGCTTCCCCTCAAAAATCATGAGCGATAATGGCAAAACGTTTATTGGAGCTCAACGAGCGACAGAAAGACAATTTGTGGATTTTATGAAACAAGTCTCACCCGATATTGTGCAAAAATACGCTCCACAAGGTATCAATTGGCAGTTTATTCCTCCAAGCGCTCCTCATATGGGTGGCCTATGGGAATCAgctgtaaaaagcttcaaatctcatTTTAAGAAGCTGGCTGgcaactacaaatttaattatgaagaattcTCAACATTGTTAACCAGAATTGAAGCCGTTCTCAACTCACGGCCTCTCGCtgcactctcgcaagatccctcagACTTTACTGCCCTCACCCCTgggcattttcttaaaggagcgCCCATCCTGGCCATACCTGAGCCAGGCGTGGAGACGCTCTCCTTACAAAACAGATGGGAAAGAAccaaaattctccatcatgaattaAGTCGCCGATGGAAAGAAGATTATTTAAAGGACCTCCACAGAAGGTACCGATGGAAAACAACACAAAAGGCGCCTCAGCTTGGGGATTGTGTTTTGATCAATGATGATTGTCTTCCCCCCACAGAATGGCGGCTTGGTCGCATAGAGAAGCTTCACtacggctccgacggtcatattcGCGTAGTCGATCTGCGTACACAAACCGGAATACTAACGAGACCGCTCGTTAAACTATGCTTTTTGCCGACCGCCGATAACATCGAAACGTAA